A window from Salminus brasiliensis chromosome 7, fSalBra1.hap2, whole genome shotgun sequence encodes these proteins:
- the oser1 gene encoding oxidative stress-responsive serine-rich protein 1: MATVKTGGKECEEETLQTAFKKLRVDAESSATTVHVCEALASRTGARVSTDGAKPKITSPKENWLGCTRKSSRGLARSQRRRRSKSPILHPPKFTYCSSKMPTPPGHLKHKSPPEPEAPGAPLGVPAKKELLPAGPRSPVFGVSGYETPLPVALENRSSPLLRTGTPSDDESSSEGGSCLGKERSPAPSEETGAAASASPPSDFKSLCELQESTQCSCGQRECQCSGWQGVEVYSFTGLRDVISECERKLPSPPDAAQNSRTQTGSSNSAGSGASTSPRSCSEQARAYVDDITIEDLSGYMEYYLYIPKKMSHMAEMMYT; encoded by the exons ATGGCCACTGTGAAGACCGGAGGAAAGGAGTGTGAGGAGGAGACACTACAGACCGCCTTTAAGAAGCTGCGTGTGGACGCTGAGAG CTCTGCAACCACAGTGCATGTCTGCGAGGCCTTGGCGTCCAGAACAGGAGCTCGAGTCAGCACAGATGGAGCCAAACCCAAGATTACTTCCCCGAAAGAGAACTGGCTTGG ATGCACGCGGAAGTCCTCCAGAGGCTTAGCGAGAAGCCAGAGACGGAGAAGGTCAAAGTCCCCCATCCTCCACCCTCCGAAGTTCACTTACTGTAGCTCCAAAATGCCTACTCCTCCTGGCCACCTCAAACACAAGAGCCCTCCAGAGCCGGAAGCCCCTGGTGCCCCTCTGGGCGTTCCAGCCAAGAAGGAGCTTCTGCCTGCTGGTCCCCGTTCGCCTGTCTTTGGAGTGTCTGGCTATGAAACTCCTCTTCCAGTTGCGTTAGAGAACCGAAGCTCCCCTCTCCTTCGCACTGGGACCCCGTCAGATGACGAGAGCAGTTCTGAGGGTGGATCCTGCCTTGGGAAGGAACGTTCACCAGCTCCTTCAGAGGAAACCGGTGCTGCAGCTTCAGCGTCTCCTCCGTCTGACTTTAAGTCCCTGTGCGAGCTTCAGGAGAGCACTCAGTGCTCGTGCGGTCAGAGGGAGTGCCAGTGCTCCGGGTGGCAGGGCGTGGAGGTTTACTCGTTCACAGGCCTCCGAGACGTGATCTCTGAATGCGAGAGAAAGCTGCCCAGCCCTCCGGACGCGGCTCAGAACTCCAGAACTCAGACCGGAAGCAGCAACAGTGCTGGATCGGGAGCCTCCACCTCGCCTCGTTCTTGCTCCGAACAGGCCCGTGCCTACGTGGATGACATCACTATAGAGGACCTGTCGGGCTACATGGAATATTACCTTTACATCCCCAAGAAGATGTCGCACATGGCTGAGATGATGTACACTTAA